The Pongo pygmaeus isolate AG05252 chromosome 18, NHGRI_mPonPyg2-v2.0_pri, whole genome shotgun sequence DNA window gtggccaggagctcaagaccaaccagtctggccaacacgatgaaaccccatctctactagaactacaaaaattagccgggtgtggtggtgcacgcctgtaatcccagctactcgggaggctgaggcatgagaattgcttgaacccaggaggtggagattgcagtgagccatgactgcgtcactgtactccagcctgagagacagagcgagattctgtctcaaaaataataatagtaataaataaacaTCTTAAAAGCATTTTTAGTTCGCAGGACACATGAAAAGAGGAGgcctgtagtttgctgaccctgtCCTAGACCAACGCTGGGGCTGAGGGCAGGCATACATAGAGGGAAGGCTGAAGGGTAAGGCTGTCGGGAGGGAACAGGAGCATGTGGCAGTAAATGAGTCCCCATATTTTGCACTCTCACTGTGAGCCAGGCGCAGTACTAAGGCAGTTGTTTACTTATTGAATCCACACAACAGGCAGGAATGATTAGCTCCTTTTTACAAAACAGTACAAGTCCAGAAAAGTTAACAAAAGTGCTCCAGGTAGCTCAGCTGGGAAGGGGTGGAACCAGAAATTCGACCTAAGCCTGTCCAAGTCCAAAGCAGCTCAGGCCAGACCACTGACCTATCTGCCTCTAGTTAGACTCCAAGACTGAACAGGAAGGGCCCTTAGGAATGAAGTGATCTTGGCCTGATTTCCCAGGGGAGGGAGCCTCAGACCTCCTCAGCTTAGACCGCACATCCTCTAGAAGCCTCCCTGGGCCACTCAGCACCTTGCACATCCTCATGGGTCCCCAGGGATCAGCAATCCTCTGGGACATTTGCTCACCGCCTGTCTCCCAGCAGACTTTATCTGGGTCTGGGCTGCAGCCCAACACTGCACATGGGGGGCTGATGTACAACACGTGCTCAATTGACATCCCAGGGAACAAGTGAGATGGATGCCCACTGCCTGTCACTCAAGACAATTGGTTCTTGGAGCACTTACGTGTCAGACACTGGGCCAAATGCTGAGGATACAGTTGTCAGGACCACACAGCTCTGGACCTCCAGTAGCTTGGTCtggcccagtggttctcaaagtatggcCCCCAAACACCACGTGTGGtgggtggtgcaggcctgtagtcccagctacccaaggaggctgaagcaggaggattgcttgagctcagggccagcctgggcaacatagtgagtcccttatctcaaataaataaaacatttaacaagTCGAAATTatggtccccagaccagcagcatcagcatcacctgggagctggttagaaatacaaatttccAGCTCCAACTAGACTTCCTGACTCAGAAACCCTGAGGGTGGAGCCCCAGCCATCCCAGCTTTAGCAAGCCCTCCAGGAGAGACTGATGCTGGCTCAAGTGAGAGCATCGGTGGTTTAAGAGAGGAAGCAGGCAGGGCGCAgcggcttacgtctgtaatcccagcattttgggaggctgaggtgggcagatcacttgaggccaggagtttgagaccagcctggccaacatggccagtctctgctaaaaaatacaaaaattagccgagtgtgatggcacatgcctgtaatcccagctacccgggaggctgaagcatgagactcgcttgaatccagaaggtggaggctgcagtaagctgaggtcgcgccactgcaccccatcctgggcgacagagtgagactccgtctcaaaaaaaaaaaaaagagagaagaggcaaACATGAGTGAGCTACAGCCCAAGACAGTTCAATTAAGCAGAGGTACAGGAGGGTCTCCCGTTCCTAGGGGCCAGGGAGGACTTCCCTGAGAAAGGTACATTTGAGTTGAGACGTTAAGGATGAGCAGAAGTTTCCCAGGAAAGTATTTCCCAAAACTTGATGGAGAACAAGGATATCAATTGGGAGAGGGGGCTTGTGACAAATGCAGGTGCCCGAGTCCCTCCCGGAAGATTCCCACTAGGGGTGGGAGAgtcccaggaatctgtatttgtTAAAGGGACGGCAGGTGGTGCTTATCATCAGATCAACTTCACCAAGGAGGGACCGGAGCAAGGGTACCCAAGCGGGGACCCGCAGGGGCAGAGGCCCGGAGGAGGGCTAgacccgccccgccccgccccgcttcGAGTGTCAAGAACGAGATCGAATCTGGCCTCGGCAACTTCTCGGCGGACAGCAGGGAAGAGGGCGCCCAGTGAGGCCCGGGCATTACCTGGGACTAGACAGGGCCGCCCGCGCGGCACCCGCTCCAGGCCGCGGACCGAGAAGTCCCCGCTCGGGTCCCGCAGCCGCGCCTCGCCGCGGTCCGCCATTACTACCCTGCCCTGCATCCACACGGCCGCCAGGTCCAGCGGCCCGCGGCCCGCCGCCGCCCGCGACAGCCGCCACGCGCCCGGGCCGCCCTCCGCGTCGCGCCGCAGCTGCTCCGCCAGCACCTTGAGTGGCGGCGACCTAGGCAGCCGCACCCCCGCGGGGCCGCCTGAGAAGGAGTCCGCAGCCGCCGCCATTCCGCCTAGCTACCGCTTTCCCGCCAACTTTGAGAAACAGTGGGGCCCGGCCCGCAGCCACCAATCAGGAGCGCGCTGGCAGAGCCGGCCAATGGTCGACGTCAGAAGGCGGGACCGCCGGGCGAAGCGGCCCTCTCTAGCAGCCAGGAGTGCGCATGCGTAGATAAAAGTAAATAAACGCCCTCAGGAATGAACGGAGGAAATGGGTTAAACGAGAATAAATAATTGAAGGCAGAGAGGTAAAGAACTTCCTCTTTCAACGCATCTCAAAATTTGGCGTGCATGCAGATCACCTGCAGAGTATGATTATTCATCTTTACATTGCCTTGTTTTGAGGTTAGTAAATACTGAAACGAATTAAGAGTCCGTCTTTATTGGGAGTGATCAGGAATCCAGTCAGGAGATAAGGCTCCAGTCAGGAGATAAGAGGGGCGACGGGAAGAGCTGGCAAACCTgccctttcttttattattatttttatttatattttaatagcatCACATAATTTTAaggttaataaaatatattgctatttttcagaaaagaaatgcacatttattgtaaaaaaaaatagaaagggaaaaaatgtagaataagaaaataattgtaaaagcCGCTTATAGATATCCACTGTTAATTTTGGGGTATATTAGCTTTTAggctttaaaatgtgtgtgtgtgtgtgttgtgtgtgtgtttgtgtgtgtgtgtattttttttgagacagggtctctgttgcccaggatggagtgcagtggcacagtgacGGCTCAATACAGCGTTCACCTCCCGGGCAtaggtgattcttccacctcagcctccggagtatctgggactacaggcgtgcaccaccacgtccagctaatttttgtattttttgtagagacagggacttaccatgttgcccaaagTAGTCTGGAACTCCCGGGATCACGAAATCCTccctccttgtcctcccaaagtgctgggattacaggtgtgagccaccacacctgacctattACTGATATACAAATAGTGTTTTGTATATTGTTTTCACTtaataatgaacatttttctgTATCAGCAAATATCCGTCTGCTTCCACTTGAATAACTGCATAATACTCGATTTATCTTATCACATATTAAACCAATATCCTGTAGTTCGACATTAAGGctatttccaatttttcactttataaataTAGCCACTGTGGACCTACTTAaaagataaatctttttttttttttttttttttgagacagagtctcgctctgtcacccaggctggagtgcagtggcgcgatctcggctcactgcaagcttcgcctcccgggttcacgccattctcctgcctcagcctcccaagtacctgggactacaggcacccgccaccatgcccggctaattttttttttagtagagacggggtgtcaccatgttagccaggatggtctcgatctcctgacctcgtgatccacccgtaaAAGCTAAATCTTTGTGCAcatctttcaaataaaattccCAGGAATCTCTCCCTAAAAGTTGGATGTCCCCAGTCAGCAAAGTCCACAAATCCTAAATCAGGCAATCCTTAAAGTCAAGGTCAGTTCTTAAGAGAGACTTTGAGTTCCCAGGGCCTCCTGCAGTACCAGGCATTCAGAGAGTATTCAGCaagagcttgattttttttttttttttttttgagacagagtctctctgtgtcacccaggcaggagtgcagtggcgcgatctcagctcactgcaacctccgcctcccgggttcaagtgattctcctgcctcagcatcctgagtagctgagactacaggtgggtgccacccgcctggctaatttttgtattttttagtagagacggggtttcatcatactggccaggctagttagtctcaaactcctgacctcgtgatctgcccgcctcagcctcccaaagtgctgggattacaggcatgagccaccgcacccagccaagagcttcatttttataaaattgaacCAGGTCCTATTGTAAGAACTTTGTAGAAAGTACCCCATGTACCCCCACAGACCCTGAAAAGTCTGTTCtacacaggtgaggaaactgaggcttaaggaAGCTAGAGGGCTGGCCCATAGACTCTCAGTAGCCTCTATGAGGTTTTGGCCTCTAcacctaatatggtttggctgtgtccccacccaaatctcatgttgaattgtacttcccataatccccacatatcgtgggaaggaccctgtgggaggtaattgaatcatgggggcggatactcccatgctgttctagtgatagtgagtgagttctcacaagatctgatggttttataaggtgcttttccccctttgctcagcactacTACTTCCTGCTGCCACataaagaaggacatgtttgcttccctttctgccatgattgtaagtttcctgaggcctccccgccCTGCGGAActggagtcaattaaacctctttcctttataaattacccagtcttggacagttctttagagcagtgtgagaacagactaatacaacacctCAACCCTGACCTATAAAGTAACCAGGCTCCTAGGCTGAGAAGGGAGCAGGAACATTAACCAAGAGAGAATCCAACCCGTTCATGCCTGGTGGGTCCTCACTGACCTTCCCCCACGGTACCTTAAGGACAGAGAAGTGATGGGGAAGGGAGTTAGGGTGAAGGCAGAAGCTCCCAGGCTTCTTGTATGAGCCTGGGAATTCCCCATCATTCCCTTGGCCTCCAGATTCCCTGCACCCGCTCCCACAAGCCCAACACCATGTTGCTGGCAgagtgatcttttcaaaacacaagTCTTAGCATGTCAGCACCGGGTTTATAACACCTTGATGATGTAATCCACACATCTGGAATgtgagcattccaggcagagggaactgcaCATGGAGGGGCCAGACAggggagagaaagcaagaagcATGTAGCAAACTGTCAGTAGTTAAGAATGGCTGGGACACAGAGTAGAAATGGAGGACTGGGGATAGATGAGTCTGGCCCTACATAACctgcattatccccattttacagatgatgaaactgaggttcAAGCCAATGACAAGCCTGAAGCCACATGGCTAGTGAATGGTAGAGTCAGAACTCAAACCCAAATCCATCTGACCCCAAACTTCATGTATCTTGAACTACAGGCTCCATCTCACTGTTCACACTCTCACCCACCTCCACCCATCAGAGGTGCCTCTAGACCTTTGCTTGTGTTGTTTGTTCTCTGCCTGACATGCCTCCCCCTCAATCACTCTCAGTTGAAACCTGGCTTAGTCATCAAGTGCCTGCTCACCAGCAAGACTTCTTCTGTTCAGGGAGCCTTTCTTGAGCCCCACCACTGGAATTAACCTCTTCCTTCCAGACCAGTTTGCTGGTGCTCCTAATCCACGGTTTCCCAACCTCAGCCCTACCGACACTGGGGCTGGATAATCTTTGTCGTGGGGGCTGTTGTTTGCACTGCAGGATATTGAGCAGTACCCCTGCTttccacccactagatgccatgGCACCCTCCTCAAGTTGCAACAACCAAAatatgtcttcagacattgccacTGTCCCCTAGGGTACTAAATCACCTCTGTGGAGAACCACTGTCCTAAGCTACAATACTCACTGCCCTCTGTTTTGAACCATAAATAgttgtgtctgtgtctgtcttaCCAGTAAAGCCTGGGTTCTCAAACTAAGTTGTCAGCAGCAGACAGACAGGTAACCCTGGTGTAGCAGGGGCAAACCGGCCTGCTGATGTCCTGGCAACAGGGGTCCATCACACTCAGCCAGTGGTTGTCACGCAGGACTGTGGGCTCATTGTTGCTAGATCTGATTTttcaagacattttctttttttcgtttgtttttgttttgttttagatggagtctcactatgttgcctaggctgtagtgcaatggcacaatctcaactcactacaacttctgcctcccaggtttaagtgattctcctgcctcagccttacaagtagctgggattacaggtgcctgccaccacgcccggccaattttgtgtatttttagtagagatggggtttcaccatgttggccaggctggtcttgaactccctgcctcagacgatccacctgccttggcctcccaaattgctgggattacaggcgtaagccaccgcgcccggctcaagACATTTTCGTGTATAAtttccatgtttaaaaaaaaaatgctggcaacCAATTCAATTCtgaaacaaaggaacaaaaacaaaccatGTGCCCCTGAAAGTCATCCATGGACTGACTCTGGCCTGTGGGCTTCCAATCTGCAAACTCTCTTCAGAACGTGACCTCTGCTCCAGGCACCAAGGCAGCCTGCATGTTCACTAATGTGCAGCTCCTTAAATTTCCTGCAAAATAGCCAAGGGGCTGTAGTGTTTCACCAGCTCCAGGAGTTGCAAAATCGGCATTTTAAATTACAGTCATGAGCAGACAACTGGGGTCTGTTGACACATGTTGGGTAAGCCTCCCCTCTAGGGAGGAttatcccccctcccccacaccacAATCCATCACCCTCACACTCAGGCCTGAAGCAACCCCCTGTGCCAGCCTCCCCGAACTCCAGCTTCCCAGTGAGATAAAAGATCCTTGGAAGGGGGTTTCCTACCACCTGCACCAGTGAGGACAAAGGTAAGGTGAGAGGAATTGTAGGCCTTGGCTTTATCCTCAATCTGCCCATTCACCAGTTCCCAGGCCAATCAGGCCAAAAATGCTTCTGGTTTCCAGAAACAACCCTACTGCACTAAGAAAAGGGGTTGTTCtgggtggggcgtggtggctcacacctgtaatcccagcactttaggaggccaaggtgcgtggatcatctgaggtcagaagttcgagaccaggctggccaacatggtgaaaccctgtctccagtaaaaatacaaagattagctgggcatgatggcacacgcccctaattccagctacttgggaggctgaggcaggagaatcacttgaacccaggaggcagaggttgcagtgaaatacaaagtaaaatacaaagattagctgggcatgacggcacgtgcctgtaattccagctacttgggaggctgaggcaggagaatcacttgaacccaggaggcagaggttgcagtgagctgagatcatgccactgcactccagcctgggtgacaagaatgaaactcagtcttgaaggaaaaaataaaataaaataaaatgggttgTTCTGGAAGGGTATCCATACAGTGACATCTTCAAAATAGCAAAAGCTGTTATTAGTTGAgcccttactatgtgccaagcaccatgCCAGGCACTTCATGTGCAGAGACTCAGTTATTCCTCATGACAACCCTAAGAAGTAGATACTTTACTTCAGCCCAATTTAGagatgaggacattgaggctTGGACAGGTGATGTGACCTACCCCAGACCACACAGCTAGGAGGAGGTAGAGCCAGGAACCCATCCCCACCCTGGAGCCTGGCCTGgtgagctaatttttaaatttgttatagaGACAAGAGAGACAagagtctccttatgttgcccaggctggtctcgaccccctggcctcaagtgatcatcccacctcagcctcccaaagtgctgggattacagatgggtgccaccgcacctggcctctaagGAGGGTTTCATTATAAACCTACCCTGAAGGGAGGGAATCTGATTTTATGAGAGGGTATAGCCTGGTGAGGCCTGGATGACCTCTGGAGGTAGGGGCTTGTGCCTGGGCTGAGACCTAAGGGACAAAGGGCAGACATGAAGTTGccccaggcagagggcacagtgTGGGCAAAGTCAGGAAGTGACAGGGCTTGGATCACTCCAGGAAGAGAGAGGAGTCGTGTCACAGGAGCTCGAGATCCAGACagtgaggcaggcaggcagggaccaAGTTTGGGCACAGCCAGGGAGGCAGGACAGGGCATGGTGGGGCCAATGGAATCATTACCCAAGACGGGGATTTTCAGGGAAACAGCTTAGATAAGGCCAGGCGTAcagtagctcccacctgtaatcccagcatttggggaggctgaggtaggaggactgcttgggcctgggagttcgagaccagcctaggcaacatagtgagaccccatatctacaaaaactttaaaaaaggacTTTGTGTTCCTGTAGTAGCATactttggaggttgaggtggcagtatcatttgagcccgggagttcaaggctaaaGTGAgatgattgagccattgcactccagcctgagcggcagAGAGATATGCTGTctcaaaggaaatacaaattaaaaaatccaGCTGAGCAtgctggcgtgtgcctgtagtctcagctacttgggacactgaggtgggaggatcgcttgagcccaggagttcaaggctgccgtgagctatgattgtgccactgcactccagcctcggtgacagagaaagaccctgtctcttaagaaaaaaaaaaaagaaagaaagaaaacttagatAAGAGGATGCTGTGCCTCCCTGGGGGTCTTCAGTCACCCATGGTCCTGGCAAGAGAGGAGGGCCAGGAGAGAGCTTCACCCACCTGCTGTCCTGCCCATGTGACATCCGCAGGTGCTGCCATGGCCACGACTGTTGTTACACTCGAGCTGAGGAGGCCGGCTGCAGCCCCAAGACAGAGCGCTACTCCTGGCAGTGCGTCAGTCAGAGCGTCCTGTGCGGTGAGTCCCCAGCACCACCATGCCACACACCCCAAGTATCCCCTGGGCATCCTGGCATAGCCAGATGACTTCCGTGCCCCTGTTGCAATAACTACTGCTTCCAACTCTCTATAGACAACCCCTTGGGTATATCTAATGTaagtgacatttattttatttattttttgagtcagagtctcgctctgtcacccaggttagagtgtggtggtgtgatcttggctcactacaacctctgcctcctgggttcaagcgattctcatgcctcagcctcccaagtggctgggactacaggcatgcaccaccacgcccagataatttttgtatttttttcagtagaggtggggtttcaccaagttggccaggctggtctcaaactccccacctcaagtggtctgcccgcctcggcctcccaaagtgctgggattacaggcgtgaggcataGTGTCCGGCCCTAATGTGAGTGATCTTTAACACTGAGCACTTGaaaaagaaaaccctgaagaAACCTAATTCTTTGATGTCCGGACGACaaggaagaagacagaaatggCATCAGATAATAAACAATGTAAATGTTTATCAGAAAGGGGCTGGGGGTAGGGACcagaaggaggatcgcttgaggccaggagtgcatctctacaaaaaagttaaaggattttttaacattggccaggcgtggtggcacacatctgtgatcccagctacttgggaggctgaggtgggaggatcgcttgaagctcaggaggttgaggctgcagtgagctgtgatcgagccacagcactccagcctgtgtaacagggcaaaaccagtctcaaaaaaaaaaaaaaaaattttacttaacCAACCACTtctaaagatattaaaaaaaaaccctgcaattAAAAACCTCAGGTCCCTCAGGGCAATCTTACCAGATTTTGAAACAAAGCAATAACATAAGGActgtagtgttttatttttatattatttatttattgtttgtttgtttttggagtgtgggtttgtttgttttttgatatttttgttttttttttttgag harbors:
- the LOC129016231 gene encoding recQ-mediated genome instability protein 2, with amino-acid sequence MAAAADSFSGGPAGVRLPRSPPLKVLAEQLRRDAEGGPGAWRLSRAAAGRGPLDLAAVWMQGRVVMADRGEARLRDPSGDFSVRGLERVPRGRPCLVPGKYVMVMGVVQACSPEPCLQAVKMTDLSDNPIHESMWELEVEDLHRNIP